From a single Vespula pensylvanica isolate Volc-1 chromosome 24, ASM1446617v1, whole genome shotgun sequence genomic region:
- the LOC122636854 gene encoding proteasome activator complex subunit 4-like isoform X2, producing MNSDTNITNHKYQKELIYNKLLPYAKDLENESQVLLSEIKGNLGRAIMYREMQPGCSFWTTRLCKYIKIYGMKFSKEDHIYFIKLMYELIIIPNLDPFLINKFGSTLILLLKKKELLSPNDLELPWRPLYELNQRVRMSAESSIGMFRYFPFLGCTLNSLIHSAKIYFPLNATQEILDELRPMICPFDVVTMSNTFKTLEYFLPVHLSPEYHSFGHELWFNEFMTLWEVCHNGPQWENEIMWLMAKLAFANIGYINWEPYIPLMFTRFVRCLNLPVSYKQTQSIKSHKIEMLPIAIWIVSVLGNKSSAQMYLEKFLKTIETYFHAANIGRWSGKLKELLTKLPYRFILRVHKERYAKPTWETPIPDEYKLSDEDINIFVKSMMPVAMTAMFSKLSANDTCHALQHLATMRPSLVIPQVLERMYSTLDSLTEPHKLTAAMICMVAVARPMVQGSRNINKGYTYPEGPMHVLPLLFSSLPGIDPNDIGKCFVTFRLISVYAIMIPIVDSSRSPAIADEEERLICETTSRFEDFILQFLDRVFTFIDCSSLEFVRPENRAGDGKSKLETTAETVLEGVCSTLLLKTSNAIFLSALHKLRTFVTERILETKIAGQLVAVLCRIFVRVNGQDTLRALVPLLSQTILDIINEGEDVIKEENLDNRLLYAMLLLSAVAETPGHNLLPHINTFLKVLDQVLLLRSREGSKLACRILKNLLTSLSTVIFCQFRTVERDYNDPEYPYTRDWGEAIDIDSLRIKWYVPGKEEIATIQQIFSKYLPQEIEKLQKYCHDWNSLTREELLTSLNIVSSIVGGCESVLPLWKESPLPVVETSLEWIPFTPTLGITGEIVMPDGSNVRRYMTEILSNLQYVLLKNAEDDTKSLFVLVQIWNSLLLGKMRLYESYEGRRKSFQAAQCMLNDKLVGNKKRIGAVILERVDIQHEARLQVQSYVLTETHKNIMLELLALATSRYADVRSKAQCILFYGLRHFPYSYTFIVPRLMDILAKDTDEHHDAYKGVLYILFGPQHDPIMTKRDWNMLRSLWPRIVLSKPSEKLSVIRLKENLIETVKNNFPTYVITLEIPDRCLIAASKLWNTFPYPTLMQLNENEIQRGLQKLKEHSESNLVAYHGLLDDLLNAILEENLHWRHRLMSMNFIKSLVHPEQIYSPKIVRYFLEALIHDSLEERKIAIRTVIYMLKQQKRKHPKITIDIKEEREKELLFTDKFNVAIPGKRADNAWLQYDYDTRPLTSEQWNEPRFVHQPYIGYYIWPKKLEVYAPSSEQPSFDPKIRKLTDHEMEIERFFNDPQNVEKLIKFYSIEEKKDKDKFNVYKCLLFKSIFRNLGIIPLKHFLPHLRKLVTDKQESSQRCAAEITAGIIRGAKHWPFEMTCEMWNELLPIIRTALSNLAVETVVDWSTCFATALQRRDPNRHHWFLECLMEEPPLGESESSFVECGRLYALQRTLSQQSWRVSQLMQRLLIRLENRLLTNPFRNLRERLGSLLVTVFEADLRFPNSFANQATPRAQHFMDKIIPKLQLLAQDTIALISKEENSLASDMANVNFNDSIKNSKLDVNEREAAIRLLKIICRWIIGSVFRSQYGTLPGFYELFPIICQMENYETDEELTKICSETLAVLAQTVTLPSDMPIALDAIVKMSKHLSWWARATCLEFLQVLIFYNMSIVLSKDEWVNCIKEVVLNLLEDNRLEVREKAGHVLGGLLHCAFIPEQKALLYNYKISGEI from the exons ATGAATTCCGATACAAATATCACAAatcataaatatcaaaaagaacttatttacaataaattactACCATATGCAAAAGATTTAGAAAATGAATCTCAAGTATTGTTATCTgaaattaaaggaaatttAGGACGAGCTATTATGTACCGTGAAATGCAACCAGGATGTAGTTTTTGGACCACCAGATTATGCAA atatataaagatatatggTATGAAGTTCAGCAAAGAAGatcatatatactttattaaattaatgtatGAACTAATCATTATACCAAATCTTGATCCATTCTTAATCAACAAATTTGGGtctactttaattttattgttaaa aaagaaagaattacttTCTCCAAATGATTTAGAACTTCCATGGAGACCTTTGTATGAGTTAAATCAAAGAGTACGAATGAGCGCAGAATCATCCATAGGAATGTTCCGTTACTTTCCATTTTTAGGATGCACATTAAACTCTTTAATACATTctgcaaaaatttattttccg ttAAATGCAACGCAAGAAATCTTGGATGAATTGAGGCCTATGATATGTCCATTTGATGTAGTCACTATGTCTAATACCTTTAAaacattagaatattttttaccaGTACATTTATCTCCAGAGTATCATTCATTTGGACACGAATTATGGTTCAATGAATTTATGACGTTGTGGGAAGTCTGCCATAATGGACCACAAtgggaaaatgaaataatgtgGTTAATGGCTAAATTAGCATTTGCAAATATTGGTTATATTAACTGGGAACCATATATACCTCTTATGTTTACCAGATTTGTGCGTTGTTTAAATTTACCTGTATCATATAAACAGACACAAAGCATCAAAAGTCATAAAATAGAAATGCTACCTATTGCTATATGGATAGTATCAGTTCTG GGTAATAAATCCAGTGCACAAATGtatcttgaaaaatttctgAAGACTATAGAAACATATTTCCATGCAGCGAATATCGGTCGATGGTctggaaaattgaaagaattgCTTACAAAATTACCATACCGCTTTATTTTACGTGTTCAtaa AGAACGATACGCTAAGCCAACTTGGGAAACACCAATTCCTGATGAGTACAAATTAAGTGATGaagatattaacatttttgttaAGAGTATGATGCCAGTAGCTATGACAGCAATGTTTAGCAAATTAAGTGCTAATGATACTTGTCATGCTTTACAACATCTTGCTACTATGAGACCTAGCTTAGTAATACCACAAGTTCTAGAGAGGATGTATTCTACACTAGATTCTCTTACAGAACCTCACAAACTTACAGCAGCAATGATTTGTATGGTAGCTGTAGCTAGACCCATGGTACAAGGatctagaaatataaataaag gatATACATATCCAGAAGGTCCAATGCACGTActacctcttcttttttcttctctgccAGGCATAGATCCAAATGATATAGGAAAGTGTTTTGTTACATTTCGTCTAATTTCTGTATATGCCATTATGATACCCATTGTGGATTCGTCTAGATCACCTGCAATAGcggacgaagaagagagattgATTTGTGAAACAACATCGCGTTTTGaagattttattttgcaaTTCTTAGATAGGGTTTTTACCTTCATAGATTGTAGTTCATTAGAATTTGTAAGACCTGAAAATCGTGCTGGTGATGGGAAGAGTAAATTAGAAACTACAGCAGAAACGGTGTTAGAAGGAGTGTGCTCAACTTTATTACTTAAAACTAGTAATGCAATTTTTCTCAGTGCTTTACATAAGTTACGTACATTCGTGACTGAACGTAttttagaaacaaaaatcgCTGGCCAACTAGTAGCTGTACTTTGTCGAATTTTTGTACGAGTTAATGGTCAGGATACACTACGTGCTCTAGTACCTTTATTATCTCAAACGATATTAGACATAATTAATGAAGGAGAGGATGtcatcaaagaagaaaatttagataatcgtttattatatgCAATGCTTCTACTATCTGCAGTTGCTGAAACACCAGGTCATAATTTATTACCACATATAAATACTTTCTTGAAAGTTCTTGATCAAGTGTTATTGTTAAGATCGAGAGAAGGAAGCAAGCTTGCATGTCGCATACTTAAAAATTTGCTTACGTCATTGTCCACTGTTATCTTCTGCCAATTTCGAACTGTCGAGAGGGATTACAATGATCCAGAATATCCTTACACAAGAGATTGGGGTGAAGCAATAGATATCGACTCTTTACGCATTAAGTGGTATGTTCctgggaaagaagaaattgcaACGATTCAACAAATATTCTCCAAATATTTGCcgcaagaaatagaaaaattacaaaaatactGCCATGATTGGAATTCATTAACACG GGAGGAGCTGCTGACCAGTCTGAATATTGTAAGCAGTATTGTTGGAGGCTGTGAGTCTGTTTTACCATTGTGGAAAGAATCTCCACTTCCTGTCGTCGAAACATCTTTAGAATGGATACCATTTACTCCAACTCTTGGTATCACAGGAGAAATCGTTATGCCTGATGGAAGTAATGTGAGACGGTATATGACAGAGATCTTGAGTAATCTACAATATGTATTACTGAAAAATGCAGAAGATGATACAAAAAGTTTATTTGTTTTGGtgcag ATATGGAATAGTTTACTATTGGGAAAGATGCGTTTGTATGAAAGTTACGAAGGAAGACGTAAAAGTTTTCAAGCTGCACAGTGTATGTTGAATGATAAATTGGTGGGAAATAAAAAGCGTATAGGAGCCGTTATATTAGAACGTGTTGATATTCAGCATGAAGCACGACTTCAAGTACAGTCTTACGTATTAACGGAAactcataaaaatataatgttagAACTTCTAGCATTAGCCACTAGCAGATATGCCGATGTACGTTCGAAAGCAcaatgtattcttttttatgggCTTCGACACTTCCCATACTCATATACATTCATTGTCCCTCGTTTAATGGATATTTTGGCAAAAGATACTGACGAACATCATGATGCTTATAAG GgagttctatatattttatttggtcCACAACATGATCCTATTATGACCAAACGTGATTGGAATATGTTGCGATCTTTGTGGCCAAGAATTGTTCTTTCCAAGCCGTCTGAGAAACTTTCGGTgattcgattaaaagaaaatttaattgaaactgtaaaaaataattttccaactTATGTCATTACACTTGAAATACCAGATAGATGTTTGATTGCTGCATCTAAATTATGGAATACTTTCCCATATCCTACTTTAATGCAACTTAATGAGAATGAAATTCAACGTGGTTtacaaaaattgaaagaacACTCCGAATCTAATTTAGTAGCATATCATGGACTTCTGGATGATTTATTAAATGCCAttttagaagaaaatcttCATTGGAGGCATAGATTAATgtcaatgaattttataaaaagcttGGTTCATCCTGAACAAATATATTCACCTAAAATAGTGCGATATTTTTTAGAAGCATTGATTCATGATTcgttagaagaaagaaaaattgcaatCCGCACAGTAATTTATATGCTTaagcaacaaaaaagaaaacatccaaag ATAACTATTGATATAAAGGAAGAACgcgaaaaagaattattatttacagatAAATTTAATGTTGCGATACCTGGAAAAAGGGCAGACAATGCGTGGTTGCAATATGACTACGACACACGTCCGTTGACATCAGAACAATGGAACGAACCAAGATTTGTTCATCAACCATACATTGGTTATTATATATGGCCAAAAAAATTAGAGGTTTATGCACCATCGTCAGAACAACCAAGTTTTGATCCTAAAATTCGTAAATTAACAGATCATGAGATGGAGATTGAACGTTTCTTTAACGATCCTCAGAATGTGGAAAAACTGATTAAATTCTATAgtattgaagagaaaaaggataaggaTAAATTTAACGTTTACAAATGTCTCctatttaaaagtatttttcgaAATCTTGGGATTATTCCTTTAAAACACTTTTTGCCACATTTGCGTAAATTAGTTACAGATAAGCAAGAAAGTAGTCAAAGATGTGCTGCAGAAATTACTGCGGGTATAATTAGAGGTGCAAAGCACTGGCCGTTTGAAATGACTTGTGAAATGTGGAATGAATTGTTACCAATTATAAGAACAGCATTAAGTAATTTAGCAGTGGAAACTGTTGTAGATTGGAGTACATGTTTTGCAACTGCCCTACAACGTAGAGATCCAAATCGACATCACTGGTTTTTAGAATGTTTGATGGAAGAGCCTCCTTTAGGAGAATCTGAATCATCTTTTGTAGAATGTGGCCGTTTGTATGCTTTACAAAGAACTCTCAGTCAACAATCATGGCGTGTTTCTCAATTAATGCAACGTTTACTTATCCGCTTAGAGAATAGATTATTAACAAATCCATTTAGAAATTTAAGGGAACGCTTAGGATCGTTATTAGTTACTGTATTTGAAGCAGATCTCAGATTTCCGAACTCCTTTGCGAATCAAGCAACGCCTCGAGCACAACATTTTATGGATAAAATAATTCCAAAATTGCAATTACTTGCTCAAGACACTATAGCATTGATTAGCAAGGAAGAAAACTCTCTAGCCTCAGACATGGctaatgttaattttaatgattctaTCAAAAATTCTAAGTTGGATGTAAACGAACGCGAAGCAGCAATCAGATTGCTTAAGATTATTTGCAGATGGATTATAGGTAGTGTGTTTAGATCGCAATATGGAACATTACCTGGATTTTACGAATTATTCCCTATTATTTGCCAAATGGAAAATTATGAAACGGATGAAGAATTAACCAAAATTTGTTCCGAAACGTTAGCTGTACTTGCACAAACAGTTACATTACCAAGCGATATGCCAATAGCTTTAGATGCAATTGTAAAAATGTCCAAACACTTATCATGGTGGGCAAGAGCTACTTGTTTGGAATTTCTTCaagttttaatcttttataacaTGAGCATTGTGCTAAGCAAAGATGAATGGGTTAATTGTATCAAAGAAgttgttttaaatttattggAAGATAACCGCTTAGAAGTACGAGAAAAAGCTGGACATGTTCTTGGCGGATTATTACATTGTGCATTCATTCCAGAACAAAAGGCTTTACTA tataattataaaatttcaggagaaatttaa
- the LOC122636854 gene encoding proteasome activator complex subunit 4B-like isoform X1 — protein sequence MNSDTNITNHKYQKELIYNKLLPYAKDLENESQVLLSEIKGNLGRAIMYREMQPGCSFWTTRLCKYIKIYGMKFSKEDHIYFIKLMYELIIIPNLDPFLINKFGSTLILLLKKKELLSPNDLELPWRPLYELNQRVRMSAESSIGMFRYFPFLGCTLNSLIHSAKIYFPLNATQEILDELRPMICPFDVVTMSNTFKTLEYFLPVHLSPEYHSFGHELWFNEFMTLWEVCHNGPQWENEIMWLMAKLAFANIGYINWEPYIPLMFTRFVRCLNLPVSYKQTQSIKSHKIEMLPIAIWIVSVLGNKSSAQMYLEKFLKTIETYFHAANIGRWSGKLKELLTKLPYRFILRVHKERYAKPTWETPIPDEYKLSDEDINIFVKSMMPVAMTAMFSKLSANDTCHALQHLATMRPSLVIPQVLERMYSTLDSLTEPHKLTAAMICMVAVARPMVQGSRNINKGYTYPEGPMHVLPLLFSSLPGIDPNDIGKCFVTFRLISVYAIMIPIVDSSRSPAIADEEERLICETTSRFEDFILQFLDRVFTFIDCSSLEFVRPENRAGDGKSKLETTAETVLEGVCSTLLLKTSNAIFLSALHKLRTFVTERILETKIAGQLVAVLCRIFVRVNGQDTLRALVPLLSQTILDIINEGEDVIKEENLDNRLLYAMLLLSAVAETPGHNLLPHINTFLKVLDQVLLLRSREGSKLACRILKNLLTSLSTVIFCQFRTVERDYNDPEYPYTRDWGEAIDIDSLRIKWYVPGKEEIATIQQIFSKYLPQEIEKLQKYCHDWNSLTREELLTSLNIVSSIVGGCESVLPLWKESPLPVVETSLEWIPFTPTLGITGEIVMPDGSNVRRYMTEILSNLQYVLLKNAEDDTKSLFVLVQIWNSLLLGKMRLYESYEGRRKSFQAAQCMLNDKLVGNKKRIGAVILERVDIQHEARLQVQSYVLTETHKNIMLELLALATSRYADVRSKAQCILFYGLRHFPYSYTFIVPRLMDILAKDTDEHHDAYKGVLYILFGPQHDPIMTKRDWNMLRSLWPRIVLSKPSEKLSVIRLKENLIETVKNNFPTYVITLEIPDRCLIAASKLWNTFPYPTLMQLNENEIQRGLQKLKEHSESNLVAYHGLLDDLLNAILEENLHWRHRLMSMNFIKSLVHPEQIYSPKIVRYFLEALIHDSLEERKIAIRTVIYMLKQQKRKHPKITIDIKEEREKELLFTDKFNVAIPGKRADNAWLQYDYDTRPLTSEQWNEPRFVHQPYIGYYIWPKKLEVYAPSSEQPSFDPKIRKLTDHEMEIERFFNDPQNVEKLIKFYSIEEKKDKDKFNVYKCLLFKSIFRNLGIIPLKHFLPHLRKLVTDKQESSQRCAAEITAGIIRGAKHWPFEMTCEMWNELLPIIRTALSNLAVETVVDWSTCFATALQRRDPNRHHWFLECLMEEPPLGESESSFVECGRLYALQRTLSQQSWRVSQLMQRLLIRLENRLLTNPFRNLRERLGSLLVTVFEADLRFPNSFANQATPRAQHFMDKIIPKLQLLAQDTIALISKEENSLASDMANVNFNDSIKNSKLDVNEREAAIRLLKIICRWIIGSVFRSQYGTLPGFYELFPIICQMENYETDEELTKICSETLAVLAQTVTLPSDMPIALDAIVKMSKHLSWWARATCLEFLQVLIFYNMSIVLSKDEWVNCIKEVVLNLLEDNRLEVREKAGHVLGGLLHCAFIPEQKALLEKFKLKAKTKLHKKCAIYNKTEAERNANLDAIRLRHAGVLGLCAFIRAHPYDIPNYLPPVFEHLGLHLNDPQPIPTTIRKTLGDFKRTHYDGWTGVNGHAQHFTEEQLAVLQDLSVPPSHYA from the exons ATGAATTCCGATACAAATATCACAAatcataaatatcaaaaagaacttatttacaataaattactACCATATGCAAAAGATTTAGAAAATGAATCTCAAGTATTGTTATCTgaaattaaaggaaatttAGGACGAGCTATTATGTACCGTGAAATGCAACCAGGATGTAGTTTTTGGACCACCAGATTATGCAA atatataaagatatatggTATGAAGTTCAGCAAAGAAGatcatatatactttattaaattaatgtatGAACTAATCATTATACCAAATCTTGATCCATTCTTAATCAACAAATTTGGGtctactttaattttattgttaaa aaagaaagaattacttTCTCCAAATGATTTAGAACTTCCATGGAGACCTTTGTATGAGTTAAATCAAAGAGTACGAATGAGCGCAGAATCATCCATAGGAATGTTCCGTTACTTTCCATTTTTAGGATGCACATTAAACTCTTTAATACATTctgcaaaaatttattttccg ttAAATGCAACGCAAGAAATCTTGGATGAATTGAGGCCTATGATATGTCCATTTGATGTAGTCACTATGTCTAATACCTTTAAaacattagaatattttttaccaGTACATTTATCTCCAGAGTATCATTCATTTGGACACGAATTATGGTTCAATGAATTTATGACGTTGTGGGAAGTCTGCCATAATGGACCACAAtgggaaaatgaaataatgtgGTTAATGGCTAAATTAGCATTTGCAAATATTGGTTATATTAACTGGGAACCATATATACCTCTTATGTTTACCAGATTTGTGCGTTGTTTAAATTTACCTGTATCATATAAACAGACACAAAGCATCAAAAGTCATAAAATAGAAATGCTACCTATTGCTATATGGATAGTATCAGTTCTG GGTAATAAATCCAGTGCACAAATGtatcttgaaaaatttctgAAGACTATAGAAACATATTTCCATGCAGCGAATATCGGTCGATGGTctggaaaattgaaagaattgCTTACAAAATTACCATACCGCTTTATTTTACGTGTTCAtaa AGAACGATACGCTAAGCCAACTTGGGAAACACCAATTCCTGATGAGTACAAATTAAGTGATGaagatattaacatttttgttaAGAGTATGATGCCAGTAGCTATGACAGCAATGTTTAGCAAATTAAGTGCTAATGATACTTGTCATGCTTTACAACATCTTGCTACTATGAGACCTAGCTTAGTAATACCACAAGTTCTAGAGAGGATGTATTCTACACTAGATTCTCTTACAGAACCTCACAAACTTACAGCAGCAATGATTTGTATGGTAGCTGTAGCTAGACCCATGGTACAAGGatctagaaatataaataaag gatATACATATCCAGAAGGTCCAATGCACGTActacctcttcttttttcttctctgccAGGCATAGATCCAAATGATATAGGAAAGTGTTTTGTTACATTTCGTCTAATTTCTGTATATGCCATTATGATACCCATTGTGGATTCGTCTAGATCACCTGCAATAGcggacgaagaagagagattgATTTGTGAAACAACATCGCGTTTTGaagattttattttgcaaTTCTTAGATAGGGTTTTTACCTTCATAGATTGTAGTTCATTAGAATTTGTAAGACCTGAAAATCGTGCTGGTGATGGGAAGAGTAAATTAGAAACTACAGCAGAAACGGTGTTAGAAGGAGTGTGCTCAACTTTATTACTTAAAACTAGTAATGCAATTTTTCTCAGTGCTTTACATAAGTTACGTACATTCGTGACTGAACGTAttttagaaacaaaaatcgCTGGCCAACTAGTAGCTGTACTTTGTCGAATTTTTGTACGAGTTAATGGTCAGGATACACTACGTGCTCTAGTACCTTTATTATCTCAAACGATATTAGACATAATTAATGAAGGAGAGGATGtcatcaaagaagaaaatttagataatcgtttattatatgCAATGCTTCTACTATCTGCAGTTGCTGAAACACCAGGTCATAATTTATTACCACATATAAATACTTTCTTGAAAGTTCTTGATCAAGTGTTATTGTTAAGATCGAGAGAAGGAAGCAAGCTTGCATGTCGCATACTTAAAAATTTGCTTACGTCATTGTCCACTGTTATCTTCTGCCAATTTCGAACTGTCGAGAGGGATTACAATGATCCAGAATATCCTTACACAAGAGATTGGGGTGAAGCAATAGATATCGACTCTTTACGCATTAAGTGGTATGTTCctgggaaagaagaaattgcaACGATTCAACAAATATTCTCCAAATATTTGCcgcaagaaatagaaaaattacaaaaatactGCCATGATTGGAATTCATTAACACG GGAGGAGCTGCTGACCAGTCTGAATATTGTAAGCAGTATTGTTGGAGGCTGTGAGTCTGTTTTACCATTGTGGAAAGAATCTCCACTTCCTGTCGTCGAAACATCTTTAGAATGGATACCATTTACTCCAACTCTTGGTATCACAGGAGAAATCGTTATGCCTGATGGAAGTAATGTGAGACGGTATATGACAGAGATCTTGAGTAATCTACAATATGTATTACTGAAAAATGCAGAAGATGATACAAAAAGTTTATTTGTTTTGGtgcag ATATGGAATAGTTTACTATTGGGAAAGATGCGTTTGTATGAAAGTTACGAAGGAAGACGTAAAAGTTTTCAAGCTGCACAGTGTATGTTGAATGATAAATTGGTGGGAAATAAAAAGCGTATAGGAGCCGTTATATTAGAACGTGTTGATATTCAGCATGAAGCACGACTTCAAGTACAGTCTTACGTATTAACGGAAactcataaaaatataatgttagAACTTCTAGCATTAGCCACTAGCAGATATGCCGATGTACGTTCGAAAGCAcaatgtattcttttttatgggCTTCGACACTTCCCATACTCATATACATTCATTGTCCCTCGTTTAATGGATATTTTGGCAAAAGATACTGACGAACATCATGATGCTTATAAG GgagttctatatattttatttggtcCACAACATGATCCTATTATGACCAAACGTGATTGGAATATGTTGCGATCTTTGTGGCCAAGAATTGTTCTTTCCAAGCCGTCTGAGAAACTTTCGGTgattcgattaaaagaaaatttaattgaaactgtaaaaaataattttccaactTATGTCATTACACTTGAAATACCAGATAGATGTTTGATTGCTGCATCTAAATTATGGAATACTTTCCCATATCCTACTTTAATGCAACTTAATGAGAATGAAATTCAACGTGGTTtacaaaaattgaaagaacACTCCGAATCTAATTTAGTAGCATATCATGGACTTCTGGATGATTTATTAAATGCCAttttagaagaaaatcttCATTGGAGGCATAGATTAATgtcaatgaattttataaaaagcttGGTTCATCCTGAACAAATATATTCACCTAAAATAGTGCGATATTTTTTAGAAGCATTGATTCATGATTcgttagaagaaagaaaaattgcaatCCGCACAGTAATTTATATGCTTaagcaacaaaaaagaaaacatccaaag ATAACTATTGATATAAAGGAAGAACgcgaaaaagaattattatttacagatAAATTTAATGTTGCGATACCTGGAAAAAGGGCAGACAATGCGTGGTTGCAATATGACTACGACACACGTCCGTTGACATCAGAACAATGGAACGAACCAAGATTTGTTCATCAACCATACATTGGTTATTATATATGGCCAAAAAAATTAGAGGTTTATGCACCATCGTCAGAACAACCAAGTTTTGATCCTAAAATTCGTAAATTAACAGATCATGAGATGGAGATTGAACGTTTCTTTAACGATCCTCAGAATGTGGAAAAACTGATTAAATTCTATAgtattgaagagaaaaaggataaggaTAAATTTAACGTTTACAAATGTCTCctatttaaaagtatttttcgaAATCTTGGGATTATTCCTTTAAAACACTTTTTGCCACATTTGCGTAAATTAGTTACAGATAAGCAAGAAAGTAGTCAAAGATGTGCTGCAGAAATTACTGCGGGTATAATTAGAGGTGCAAAGCACTGGCCGTTTGAAATGACTTGTGAAATGTGGAATGAATTGTTACCAATTATAAGAACAGCATTAAGTAATTTAGCAGTGGAAACTGTTGTAGATTGGAGTACATGTTTTGCAACTGCCCTACAACGTAGAGATCCAAATCGACATCACTGGTTTTTAGAATGTTTGATGGAAGAGCCTCCTTTAGGAGAATCTGAATCATCTTTTGTAGAATGTGGCCGTTTGTATGCTTTACAAAGAACTCTCAGTCAACAATCATGGCGTGTTTCTCAATTAATGCAACGTTTACTTATCCGCTTAGAGAATAGATTATTAACAAATCCATTTAGAAATTTAAGGGAACGCTTAGGATCGTTATTAGTTACTGTATTTGAAGCAGATCTCAGATTTCCGAACTCCTTTGCGAATCAAGCAACGCCTCGAGCACAACATTTTATGGATAAAATAATTCCAAAATTGCAATTACTTGCTCAAGACACTATAGCATTGATTAGCAAGGAAGAAAACTCTCTAGCCTCAGACATGGctaatgttaattttaatgattctaTCAAAAATTCTAAGTTGGATGTAAACGAACGCGAAGCAGCAATCAGATTGCTTAAGATTATTTGCAGATGGATTATAGGTAGTGTGTTTAGATCGCAATATGGAACATTACCTGGATTTTACGAATTATTCCCTATTATTTGCCAAATGGAAAATTATGAAACGGATGAAGAATTAACCAAAATTTGTTCCGAAACGTTAGCTGTACTTGCACAAACAGTTACATTACCAAGCGATATGCCAATAGCTTTAGATGCAATTGTAAAAATGTCCAAACACTTATCATGGTGGGCAAGAGCTACTTGTTTGGAATTTCTTCaagttttaatcttttataacaTGAGCATTGTGCTAAGCAAAGATGAATGGGTTAATTGTATCAAAGAAgttgttttaaatttattggAAGATAACCGCTTAGAAGTACGAGAAAAAGCTGGACATGTTCTTGGCGGATTATTACATTGTGCATTCATTCCAGAACAAAAGGCTTTACTA gagaaatttaaattgaaagcaaaaacaaaattgCATAAAAAATGTGCAATATACAATAAAACAGAAGCAGAAAGGAATGCAAATTTGGATGCAATACGTTTGCGACATGCAGGTGTTCTAGGACTTTGTGCATTTATTCGTGCACATCCATATGATATACCAAATTATTTGCCGCCTGTTTTTGAACATCTGGGTCTTCATTTAAATGATCCTCAACCTATACCA ACAACTATAAGAAAAACACTTGGCGATTTTAAAAGAACACATTATGATGGATGGACCGGTGTGAATGGACATGCACAGCATTTTACAGAAGAACAATTGGCTGTGCTGCAAGATTTATCAGTACCACCTTCGCATTATGCGTGA